The Moorena producens PAL-8-15-08-1 genomic interval GAGTTCACGCAGGATAGCGATATCCACTTCAATCGATGGACCCATGCTAGCAGACACATATAGAGTGCGCCAATAGCGACCTTTCGCGCCAGATGGGCGATTGCGGTCGATAGTTTCCTGCAAAGCCTTCAGATTCACCAGTAAGTCTTCGGGGCTAAAGGATGCCTTACCAAACATAACATGAACAATGCCAGTACGGTCAGCCCTAAATTCTAGTTTACCAGCTTTGAATTCTTGAATTGCCTGAGCTATGTCATTAGTAACTGTACCACCTTTAGGAGAAGGCATCAAGCCCCGTGGTCCGAGGAGACGACCCAATCTGGCTACTTTGGGCATCATGTCCGGCGTAGCAATTAGCCGGTCAAAATCCATCATCCCATTTTGAATTTCTGCAATTAACTCCTCAGAACCGGCAATGTCTGCCCCTGCATTAGTAGCTTCCGAGACTTTTTCACCCCGAGCAATCACTGCTACTCGTATCGTCTGACCTGTTCCCTTCGGTAAAGCCACTGTAGTGCGCAGTTGCTGGTCAGTATACTTTGGGTCAATTCCTAAGCGAATATGGGCTTCAGCCGATTCCGAAAATTTGGCCGTGGCTGTTTCTTTGAGGAGTTTGAGAGCTTCTATGGGTTCATAAGGTCGCTCTTCAACCTTCTTTTTTAGTTCCTGTAATCGACGCGATGGTTTCTTGGGCATCTGTATCTCCTGGGGTACTTAGCGAAGTAAAACTCCTCCCCCTCTATGGTTTACGTTAATACATTGGAGTTGAAAGTTGAAAGTTGAAAGTTGAAAGTTAAAAGTTGAAAGTTGAAATTTCCAGGTTACAGCGTCAATTCATCTTTCATCCTTGATCCTTCATCCTTGATCTTTCATCCTTACTAATCGGTTATGGCTACACCCATGTTTCTAGCTGTGCCTTCCACAATTTTCATTGCCGCTTCTATATCATTAGCATTGAGGTCAGGCATTTTAGTTTGGGCTATTTCTTGCAGCTGGGAGCGAGTAAGGGTGCCAACTCTAGTGCGGTTGGGTTGTGCTGACCCTTTCTCAATACCAGCAGCTTTCTTGATCAGTACAGAGGCTGGTGGAGTTTTGAGGATAAAGGTAAAGCTTCGATCCTCAAACACCGAAATTTCCACTGGTATCACCATACCAGCTTGATCAGCAGTTTTGGCATTGTACTCTTTACAGAATGCCATAATATTTACCCCGTGCTGACCGAGTGCTGGTCCGACGGGGGGAGCTGGGTTAGCTTTCCCAGCTGGGAGCGCTAACTTAATCAATGCAACAACTTTTTTAGCCATGATCTAGGGTCTAGCTTGTTTTTTCAATCTGATTGAACTCCAATTCTACTGGTGTATCCCGCCCAAAGATCGATAGTAAGGCTTTGAGTTTGCTCCTTTCGGGGCTAACTTCAATCACTTCCCCTTCAAATTCTTTAAACGGACCAGATAGCACCATGATTTTGTCCCCTACTGCCATATCTACTTTGACAATCGGTTCTTGCTCTTCGGTTTGCTTGAAGATCCGCTCTACTTCACCATAGCTGAGGGGTACTGGTTTGACATGTCCTCTGCCACGCCCGTAGCGGCGTTTTTGTTCTGCCCCAACAAAATTAATCACATTTGGTGTGTTTTTGACAACTTGCCAAGCTTCATCATCCATCACCATCTGGACTAACACATAGCCAGGGAAAACTTTTTCTTCGCTGTGTTGGCGAGAACCATCCTTACGGATTTTCACCGTAGGTGTTTGGGGAATCTGCACTTTCAAAATCCGGTCCCCTACATCCATCGTCTGGATGCGCTGTTCCAAGTTCGTCTTAACCCGTTTTTCACAGCCAGAAGCCACCTGAACTGCGTACCAACGTGGACTTGCAGGTTTTGATACCTCTTGATCGAAATCTTGGGATTCGTCTGCAGCAAAACTCATCAAAATACCTGTCCTGATGCCCAGGAAAATAAACCATCTACCAAGTAAATTATGGTGGCAGACAGAATGACCATCAACAATACCGCTGCTGATTCACTAATTAACTGTTGCCGAGAAGGCCAAACGACTTTAGCGAGTTCTTCTTTGGTTTCGTTGAAGAAATTACCTAGGTTAAACCCAGATTCAGTTTCTTTAGTCTCTGGTTCAGCTTTTGTTTTCTTTGCCACAACTTCTCCTTTCCCCCATCAACGCATTTATATCGGTCTACCATGGTCGGTGCTGAGTGCTATGTGCGCAT includes:
- the rplA gene encoding 50S ribosomal protein L1, whose translation is MPKKPSRRLQELKKKVEERPYEPIEALKLLKETATAKFSESAEAHIRLGIDPKYTDQQLRTTVALPKGTGQTIRVAVIARGEKVSEATNAGADIAGSEELIAEIQNGMMDFDRLIATPDMMPKVARLGRLLGPRGLMPSPKGGTVTNDIAQAIQEFKAGKLEFRADRTGIVHVMFGKASFSPEDLLVNLKALQETIDRNRPSGAKGRYWRTLYVSASMGPSIEVDIAILRELKLEGAA
- the rplK gene encoding 50S ribosomal protein L11 codes for the protein MAKKVVALIKLALPAGKANPAPPVGPALGQHGVNIMAFCKEYNAKTADQAGMVIPVEISVFEDRSFTFILKTPPASVLIKKAAGIEKGSAQPNRTRVGTLTRSQLQEIAQTKMPDLNANDIEAAMKIVEGTARNMGVAITD
- the nusG gene encoding transcription termination/antitermination protein NusG gives rise to the protein MSFAADESQDFDQEVSKPASPRWYAVQVASGCEKRVKTNLEQRIQTMDVGDRILKVQIPQTPTVKIRKDGSRQHSEEKVFPGYVLVQMVMDDEAWQVVKNTPNVINFVGAEQKRRYGRGRGHVKPVPLSYGEVERIFKQTEEQEPIVKVDMAVGDKIMVLSGPFKEFEGEVIEVSPERSKLKALLSIFGRDTPVELEFNQIEKTS
- the secE gene encoding preprotein translocase subunit SecE, producing the protein MAKKTKAEPETKETESGFNLGNFFNETKEELAKVVWPSRQQLISESAAVLLMVILSATIIYLVDGLFSWASGQVF